The following proteins are encoded in a genomic region of Porphyrobacter sp. CACIAM 03H1:
- a CDS encoding Rne/Rng family ribonuclease, translated as MATRMLIDARHPEETRVAVLQGNRIEEFDFESAEHKQIKGNIYLAKVTRVEPSLQAAFVDFGGNRHGFLAFSEIHPDYYQIPKADRDALLAEEAEAAEEEERLRAEEEDEGIAPGAEYDAEDESGEALAEDFAENGVEEVDTSDKDDVATIEGGASDEEDSADDDNGDEEGGEEAAGDGDSGEERGRRGRGRRRQGKGDKGGERGRARAKQVDEVRAKRMALRRRYKIQDVIQRRQVLLVQVVKEERGNKGAALTTYLSLAGRYTVLMPNSTSGGGISRKISSTSDRKRLKEMVSDLKLPKTMGLIVRTAGMSRTKPEIKRDFDYLARVWDEIREKTLASVAPALIHSDSDLIKRAIRDIYNKEIEEVVVEGEEGYKSAKAFMKLLMPSHARRVKAYVDPVPLFQRYGAEDQLKAMYDPMVQLKSGGYLIINPTEALVSIDINSGRSTKEHGIEATALHTNLEAAKEIARQLRLRDMAGLVVIDFIDMEYPSNVRKVEKAMKEALKNDRARIQVGRISSFGLMEMSRQRLRTGVLEATTRPCPHCDGTGLVRTASSAGLSALRLIEDEAAKGKGTLIRLAASTEAAIYLLNEKRADLVEIEQRYGVSVEVVPEGEQEGAKMSVSSAGPRPVHAPKFEPIIDEDDDDLPENEDDYAEEEAEERQERQPRRERGEGDDEGGRKKKRRRRRGGRNRNRDREDGAENDNGEDGTEADAEGEDNGETAAPEAGEDGEGRPKKRRRRGGRGRKRREGGEGEGADGEPTGDDGEGVTDAEGEAEAPPPAQEPLDEAPAEAEGPAEETPAAKPRRVRAPRKKKDAEPVAAEEAPAELAPELAAAAADEAAPAGDAEAPAEKPKRKRAPRKTKAAAAEASESLSEQVAEDMAVIAGPDDAPQTAEAMAAETAEEDNAGDADAKDEAKPRRGWWQRTFGE; from the coding sequence ATGGCAACGCGCATGCTCATCGATGCGCGCCACCCGGAAGAAACCCGGGTGGCGGTTCTGCAAGGCAACCGGATTGAGGAATTCGATTTCGAATCTGCCGAACACAAGCAGATCAAGGGCAATATCTATCTCGCGAAAGTAACCCGGGTCGAACCGTCGCTACAGGCGGCCTTCGTCGACTTCGGCGGCAATCGCCACGGCTTCCTCGCCTTCAGCGAAATCCATCCCGACTACTACCAGATTCCCAAGGCGGATCGCGACGCGCTGCTCGCCGAAGAAGCCGAGGCCGCCGAGGAAGAGGAACGCCTGCGCGCCGAGGAAGAGGACGAAGGCATCGCGCCCGGCGCCGAATACGACGCCGAGGACGAAAGCGGCGAGGCGCTCGCCGAGGACTTCGCCGAGAACGGCGTCGAGGAAGTCGACACCTCCGACAAGGACGATGTCGCCACGATCGAAGGCGGCGCCTCCGACGAGGAAGACAGCGCCGACGACGACAACGGCGACGAAGAAGGCGGCGAGGAAGCCGCCGGGGACGGCGACAGCGGCGAGGAACGCGGCCGTCGCGGTCGTGGCCGTCGCCGCCAGGGCAAGGGCGACAAGGGCGGCGAGCGCGGGCGAGCCCGCGCCAAGCAGGTCGACGAGGTGCGCGCCAAGCGCATGGCGCTGCGCCGCCGCTACAAAATCCAGGACGTGATCCAGCGCCGCCAGGTGCTGCTGGTGCAGGTCGTCAAGGAAGAACGCGGCAACAAGGGCGCGGCGCTCACCACCTATCTCAGCCTCGCCGGACGCTATACCGTGCTGATGCCCAACAGCACCAGCGGCGGCGGCATCAGCCGCAAGATCAGCTCGACCAGCGATCGCAAGCGGCTGAAGGAAATGGTCTCCGACCTCAAGCTGCCCAAGACCATGGGTTTGATCGTGCGCACCGCCGGCATGAGCCGCACCAAGCCCGAGATCAAGCGCGACTTCGATTACCTCGCCCGCGTGTGGGACGAGATCCGCGAGAAGACCCTCGCCTCGGTCGCACCGGCGCTGATCCATTCGGACAGCGACCTCATCAAGCGCGCGATCCGCGACATCTACAACAAGGAAATCGAGGAAGTCGTCGTCGAGGGCGAGGAAGGCTACAAGTCGGCCAAGGCCTTCATGAAGCTGCTGATGCCCAGCCACGCGCGGCGGGTGAAGGCCTATGTCGATCCGGTTCCGCTGTTCCAGCGCTACGGCGCGGAGGATCAGCTCAAGGCGATGTATGACCCGATGGTGCAGCTGAAGAGCGGCGGCTACCTCATCATCAACCCGACCGAGGCGCTGGTGTCGATCGACATCAACTCCGGGCGCTCCACCAAGGAGCACGGGATCGAGGCGACCGCGCTCCACACCAACCTCGAAGCGGCCAAGGAAATCGCCCGCCAGCTGCGCCTGCGCGACATGGCCGGCCTCGTCGTCATCGACTTCATCGACATGGAGTACCCCTCCAACGTCCGGAAGGTCGAGAAGGCGATGAAGGAGGCTCTGAAGAACGATCGCGCCCGCATTCAGGTGGGCCGGATCAGCTCCTTCGGCCTCATGGAAATGAGCCGCCAGCGCTTGCGCACCGGCGTGCTCGAAGCGACCACCCGCCCCTGCCCGCATTGCGACGGCACCGGCCTCGTGCGCACCGCGTCGTCCGCGGGCCTCTCGGCGCTGCGCCTGATCGAGGACGAGGCGGCCAAGGGCAAGGGCACGCTCATCCGCCTCGCGGCCTCCACCGAGGCGGCGATCTATCTCCTCAACGAGAAGCGCGCCGACCTCGTCGAGATCGAGCAACGTTACGGCGTCAGCGTCGAAGTCGTGCCGGAAGGCGAACAGGAAGGCGCGAAGATGAGCGTCTCGAGCGCCGGGCCGCGTCCGGTCCATGCGCCCAAGTTCGAGCCGATCATCGACGAGGACGACGACGATCTGCCCGAGAACGAGGATGATTACGCCGAGGAAGAGGCCGAGGAGCGTCAGGAGCGTCAGCCCCGCCGCGAACGCGGTGAAGGAGACGACGAGGGTGGGCGCAAGAAGAAGCGCCGGCGTCGGCGCGGCGGCCGCAACCGCAATCGCGATCGCGAGGACGGTGCCGAAAACGACAACGGCGAAGACGGCACCGAAGCCGATGCCGAGGGCGAGGACAACGGCGAGACCGCCGCTCCCGAAGCCGGCGAGGACGGCGAAGGTCGTCCCAAGAAGCGCCGCCGTCGCGGCGGTCGCGGTCGCAAGCGTCGCGAAGGCGGTGAAGGCGAAGGCGCCGACGGGGAGCCCACCGGCGATGATGGCGAAGGCGTGACCGACGCCGAAGGCGAGGCCGAAGCGCCCCCGCCCGCCCAGGAACCGCTGGACGAAGCACCCGCCGAGGCCGAAGGCCCCGCCGAAGAAACGCCGGCCGCAAAGCCCAGGAGGGTCCGGGCGCCGCGCAAGAAGAAGGATGCCGAGCCCGTCGCAGCCGAAGAAGCGCCTGCCGAACTCGCGCCCGAACTCGCCGCCGCCGCTGCCGACGAGGCGGCTCCTGCCGGGGATGCGGAAGCGCCGGCCGAGAAGCCCAAGCGCAAGCGCGCCCCGCGCAAGACCAAGGCGGCCGCTGCCGAGGCCAGCGAATCGCTCTCCGAGCAGGTTGCCGAGGACATGGCCGTGATCGCCGGTCCCGACGACGCACCCCAGACCGCCGAGGCCATGGCGGCCGAGACGGCGGAAGAGGACAACGCCGGAGATGCCGACGCCAAGGACGAGGCCAAGCCGCGCCGCGGCTGGTGGCAGCGCACCTTCGGCGAATAG
- a CDS encoding class I SAM-dependent methyltransferase, translated as MGIKSWYEANIMPRLITCACSQGQVMKRRAAVVPRARGDVFELGCGGGINHAFYDPQAITSYAGIDPHAGLLEGARAAAREKGWAADLRQGRGEAIPFADDSFDCVVCTFTLCSVNNPAQVMAELHRILRPGGEALFLEHGRAPDPAVRGWQHRIEPVWKRLAGGCHLTRPIATALEGAGFAVERLGEGYTPQAPRFAGWMEWGVARKFG; from the coding sequence ATGGGGATCAAGAGCTGGTACGAGGCGAACATCATGCCGCGCCTCATCACCTGCGCCTGTTCGCAGGGGCAGGTCATGAAGCGCCGCGCGGCGGTGGTGCCCCGCGCCCGGGGCGACGTCTTCGAACTGGGCTGCGGGGGCGGGATCAACCACGCCTTCTACGACCCGCAGGCGATCACCTCCTATGCCGGGATCGATCCGCACGCGGGGCTGCTGGAGGGCGCGCGCGCCGCGGCGCGGGAAAAGGGCTGGGCGGCGGACCTCAGGCAGGGGCGGGGCGAGGCCATCCCCTTTGCCGATGACAGCTTCGACTGCGTGGTGTGCACCTTCACCCTGTGCTCGGTCAACAACCCCGCGCAGGTCATGGCCGAACTGCACCGCATCCTGCGCCCGGGCGGCGAGGCGCTGTTTCTCGAACACGGGCGCGCGCCCGATCCCGCGGTGCGCGGATGGCAGCATCGGATCGAGCCGGTCTGGAAGCGCCTTGCGGGCGGCTGCCATCTGACCCGGCCGATCGCCACTGCGCTGGAAGGCGCGGGTTTCGCGGTCGAGAGGCTGGGGGAGGGCTACACGCCGCAGGCCCCGCGATTTGCCGGATGGATGGAGTGGGGGGTGGCGCGCAAGTTCGGGTAA
- a CDS encoding SDR family NAD(P)-dependent oxidoreductase — protein sequence MAQSGQVSEKVACFPQVAAVFGASGGIGAALCAGLAAGGTKVVHAGSRRGEGPQRSAIRPFAFDLADETSIAAAAAAMKDDPPEWVIIATGVLTLADGTGPERTYKRLDPAAMAEVFALNTIGPALIAKHMLPLMPRGRPFTFAALSARVGSIGDNHLGGWHSYRASKAALNMLLRNFAIEMARTHPESVIVGLHPGTVDSALSAPFQSGLPEGQLTAPDVAAANLLGVLAGLGPAQSGRVFDFRGTEVPA from the coding sequence ATGGCACAGAGCGGACAAGTATCGGAAAAGGTAGCCTGCTTCCCGCAGGTGGCGGCGGTGTTCGGGGCGAGCGGCGGGATCGGCGCGGCGCTCTGCGCGGGGCTGGCGGCGGGCGGGACCAAGGTGGTCCATGCGGGATCGCGGCGGGGGGAAGGGCCGCAAAGGTCGGCGATCCGCCCCTTCGCCTTCGACCTCGCCGACGAGACGAGCATCGCGGCCGCCGCAGCAGCGATGAAGGATGACCCGCCCGAATGGGTGATCATCGCCACCGGCGTGCTGACCCTGGCGGACGGCACGGGGCCGGAGCGGACCTACAAGCGGCTCGATCCTGCCGCGATGGCCGAGGTCTTTGCCCTCAACACCATCGGCCCAGCGCTGATCGCCAAGCACATGCTGCCGCTGATGCCGCGTGGGCGGCCCTTCACCTTCGCGGCGCTTTCGGCGCGGGTCGGGTCGATCGGCGACAACCACCTCGGCGGATGGCATTCCTACCGGGCGAGCAAGGCGGCGCTCAACATGCTGCTGCGGAACTTCGCGATCGAGATGGCGCGCACCCATCCGGAAAGCGTGATCGTGGGGCTGCACCCGGGCACGGTCGACAGCGCGCTTTCGGCGCCGTTCCAGTCCGGGCTGCCCGAGGGCCAGTTGACCGCGCCCGATGTCGCCGCTGCCAACCTGCTCGGGGTGCTGGCCGGGCTCGGCCCCGCGCAATCCGGGCGCGTGTTCGATTTCCGGGGTACGGAGGTTCCCGCCTGA
- a CDS encoding succinate dehydrogenase iron-sulfur subunit — protein sequence MATFTLPKNSKINANGKTHKATGGRVKSFKIYRYDPDSGQNPRYDKFEINLDECGPMVLDALFKIKNEIDPTLTFRRSCREGICGSCSMNMNGKNGLACTTAIEDLKGEIRITPLPHMDVIKDLVPDFTHFYAQYASIRPWLQTVSPTPSGKERLQSPEQREKLDGLYECILCACCSTSCPSYWWNSDKFLGPAILLQAYRWLADSRDEMTGERLDDLEDPFRLYRCHTIMNCANVCPKGLSPAKAIAETKKMMAERAI from the coding sequence ATGGCGACCTTCACTCTCCCCAAGAATTCCAAGATCAATGCCAACGGGAAGACCCACAAGGCCACCGGCGGCCGCGTGAAGTCGTTCAAGATCTACCGCTACGATCCCGACAGCGGCCAGAACCCGCGCTACGACAAGTTCGAGATCAATCTCGACGAATGCGGGCCGATGGTTCTCGACGCCCTGTTCAAGATCAAGAACGAGATCGACCCGACTCTTACCTTCCGCCGTTCGTGTCGCGAGGGGATCTGCGGGTCGTGCTCGATGAACATGAACGGCAAGAACGGCCTCGCCTGCACCACCGCGATCGAGGACCTGAAAGGCGAAATCCGCATCACGCCCCTGCCGCACATGGACGTGATCAAGGACCTCGTGCCCGACTTCACGCACTTCTACGCGCAGTATGCGAGCATCCGCCCCTGGCTGCAGACCGTCAGCCCGACGCCGAGCGGCAAGGAGCGCCTGCAATCGCCCGAACAGCGCGAGAAACTTGACGGCCTCTACGAATGCATCCTGTGCGCCTGCTGCTCGACCTCCTGCCCGAGCTACTGGTGGAACTCCGACAAGTTCCTCGGCCCGGCGATCCTGCTTCAGGCCTATCGCTGGCTCGCCGACAGCCGCGACGAGATGACCGGCGAGCGGCTCGACGACCTCGAAGACCCCTTCCGCCTCTACCGCTGCCACACCATCATGAACTGCGCGAACGTGTGCCCCAAGGGCCTCTCGCCGGCCAAGGCCATCGCCGAGACCAAGAAGATGATGGCCGAGCGCGCGATCTGA
- a CDS encoding PaaI family thioesterase → MSFKDDVFEHGPDPDNPGWHHWNLKDETLFNGAVMGKLITRVDHDGKARLRMFPERRHMNLQGVIHGAVTLSLIDIALFVTMHRIGTGNAGPSVTLELSTQFVGGGDPQRPLDTVTEIVRETGKLVFIRGMVVQDEDTVASFSGIVRKMQPRG, encoded by the coding sequence GTGAGCTTCAAGGACGACGTCTTCGAGCACGGGCCGGACCCGGACAATCCGGGCTGGCATCACTGGAACCTCAAGGACGAGACGCTGTTCAACGGCGCGGTGATGGGCAAGCTCATCACCCGCGTCGATCACGACGGGAAGGCGCGCCTGCGCATGTTCCCCGAGCGGCGGCACATGAACCTCCAGGGCGTGATCCACGGCGCGGTGACGCTGTCGCTGATCGACATTGCGCTGTTCGTGACCATGCACCGCATCGGCACCGGCAATGCCGGACCCTCGGTGACGCTTGAGCTTTCGACCCAATTCGTGGGCGGCGGCGATCCGCAGCGCCCGCTCGATACCGTGACCGAGATCGTGCGCGAGACCGGCAAGCTCGTCTTCATTCGCGGGATGGTGGTGCAGGACGAGGATACCGTCGCCAGCTTCTCGGGCATCGTGCGCAAGATGCAGCCGCGCGGTTAA
- the zapE gene encoding cell division protein ZapE, producing MPGLLARYDALIASGELRTDPDQRAAAERLARLQDELEAPPPKRGLFARLTGTAASTPDPRGVYLWGGVGRGKSMLMDLFVETLGIERKRRVHFHAFMLELDRLVTEARKAERQDPLVSVALAMAPRVRCLAFDEMVVTNTADAAIMGRFFTALMEAGTVIVTTSNRPPHDLYKDGLNRSLFLPFIDLVEARMDVLSLNGPTDYRLDRIGGLAMWHAPLEDAATAQVREAFFRLTDFAPEDAANVPSGTLDLGGGRTLHVPKSLKGVGVFSFKKLCAENRGAADYLAVAQAFHTVILVGIPRMGPENRNEAIRFTKLIDALYEHRVKLFVTAAAAPEELYQAGDGAFEFERTVSRLNEMQSADYMAKGHGTEE from the coding sequence GTGCCGGGGTTGCTCGCCCGCTACGACGCGCTGATCGCCAGCGGCGAGCTGCGCACCGACCCCGACCAGCGCGCGGCGGCCGAACGGCTTGCGCGGTTGCAGGACGAGCTTGAAGCGCCGCCGCCAAAACGCGGCCTGTTCGCCCGCCTCACCGGCACCGCTGCTTCCACACCCGACCCGCGCGGGGTCTACCTGTGGGGCGGCGTCGGACGCGGCAAGTCGATGCTGATGGACCTCTTCGTCGAGACCCTCGGCATCGAGCGCAAGCGCCGCGTCCACTTCCACGCCTTCATGCTCGAGCTGGACCGGCTCGTCACCGAGGCGCGCAAGGCCGAGCGGCAGGACCCGCTGGTCAGCGTCGCGCTGGCGATGGCGCCCCGCGTGCGCTGTCTCGCCTTCGACGAGATGGTCGTCACCAACACCGCCGATGCCGCGATCATGGGCCGCTTCTTCACCGCGCTGATGGAGGCGGGCACGGTGATCGTCACCACCTCCAACCGGCCCCCGCACGATCTCTACAAGGACGGGCTCAACCGCTCGCTTTTCCTGCCCTTCATCGATCTGGTCGAGGCGCGGATGGACGTCCTCTCGCTCAACGGGCCGACCGACTACCGGCTCGACCGCATTGGAGGCCTTGCGATGTGGCACGCGCCGCTGGAGGACGCAGCGACCGCGCAGGTGCGCGAGGCCTTCTTCCGCCTCACCGACTTCGCGCCCGAGGATGCCGCCAACGTCCCGAGCGGCACCCTCGACCTCGGCGGCGGGCGCACGCTCCACGTGCCCAAGAGCCTCAAGGGCGTGGGCGTGTTCAGCTTCAAGAAGCTGTGCGCGGAGAACCGCGGGGCGGCGGATTACCTCGCCGTGGCGCAGGCCTTCCACACCGTGATCCTCGTCGGCATCCCGCGGATGGGCCCCGAGAACCGCAACGAGGCGATCCGCTTCACCAAGCTGATCGACGCGCTCTACGAGCATCGTGTGAAACTGTTCGTCACCGCCGCGGCGGCGCCGGAAGAGCTCTACCAAGCAGGCGACGGTGCCTTCGAATTCGAGCGCACGGTGAGCCGCCTCAACGAGATGCAGAGCGCCGACTATATGGCCAAGGGCCACGGAACCGAGGAATAG
- a CDS encoding XrtA/PEP-CTERM system amidotransferase: MCGIAGIFHAETPKPVDPARVERMCDALAHRGPDGAGVWTDRGVGLGHRRLSIIDLAGSPQPMHSADGRAVIVFNGEIYNFRELRRELEQAGFSFRTSGDTEVILAAYQRWGVDCLARLDGMFAFALFDLEKRRLLLARDRFGVKPLFCAHLSDGSIAFASELKGLLAHPQLRRRVNPQAIEAYMAWGYVPDSHAILAGVEKLPAGHFWLMEQGKAPGRPQRWWDIDFTHRERGSEADLSAQLVHLLREGVRSRMVADVPLGAFLSGGVDSSGVVALMAEASAQPVQTCSIGFDVAAYDETSYARQVAAKFGADHQERIVATDDFAAIESLAAMFDEPFADASALPTWRVCQLARERVTVALSGDGADEAFAGYRRQVFHHHEERARSVLPAGLRAPLFGTLGHAWPKADWAPRPLRAKATLLALAESGEEGYARGLSVTLPDARRALYSDSFAASLEGFRAEDELIALMRTAPGRSGLDRAQYADLTFWMPGDILTKVDRTSMAVSLEAREPLLDHRLVEFAARLPEGMRVRGSVGKHLLKKTLERYLPHDILYRPKQGFVTPIAEWLRGPLAGASRGIATGSLAQTGFFDAKSMAALAEAHIAGRADHSRTLWQLLMLEKSLGQLGVSG; encoded by the coding sequence ATGTGCGGGATTGCCGGGATCTTCCATGCCGAAACCCCCAAGCCGGTCGACCCTGCGCGGGTCGAGCGGATGTGCGACGCGCTCGCGCATCGCGGGCCGGACGGCGCGGGCGTGTGGACCGACCGCGGGGTGGGCCTCGGCCACCGGCGCCTCTCGATCATCGACCTCGCCGGTTCCCCGCAGCCTATGCACTCCGCCGACGGCCGGGCGGTGATCGTCTTCAACGGCGAGATCTACAATTTCCGCGAGCTGCGCCGCGAACTGGAGCAGGCGGGCTTCTCCTTCCGCACTTCGGGTGACACCGAGGTGATCCTCGCCGCCTACCAGCGCTGGGGCGTCGACTGCCTCGCGCGGCTCGACGGGATGTTCGCCTTCGCGCTGTTCGACCTCGAGAAGCGCCGCCTGCTGCTTGCCCGCGACCGCTTCGGGGTGAAACCGCTGTTCTGCGCGCACCTCTCGGACGGCTCGATCGCCTTCGCCTCGGAGCTGAAGGGCCTTCTCGCCCATCCGCAGCTGCGCCGCCGCGTCAACCCGCAGGCGATCGAGGCCTACATGGCCTGGGGCTACGTGCCCGACAGCCATGCGATCCTCGCCGGGGTCGAGAAGCTGCCTGCAGGGCACTTCTGGCTGATGGAGCAAGGCAAGGCCCCGGGGCGGCCGCAACGCTGGTGGGACATCGACTTCACCCACCGTGAGCGGGGGAGCGAGGCCGATCTCTCCGCCCAGCTCGTCCACCTGCTGCGCGAGGGCGTGCGTTCGCGCATGGTCGCCGACGTGCCACTCGGTGCCTTCCTCTCGGGCGGGGTCGACTCCTCCGGGGTGGTCGCGCTGATGGCCGAGGCGAGCGCCCAGCCGGTGCAGACCTGCTCGATCGGCTTCGATGTCGCCGCCTATGACGAGACCTCCTACGCCCGCCAGGTCGCGGCCAAGTTCGGGGCGGACCATCAGGAGCGGATCGTCGCGACCGACGATTTCGCCGCCATCGAAAGCCTCGCCGCGATGTTCGACGAGCCCTTCGCCGATGCCTCGGCCCTTCCCACCTGGCGCGTGTGCCAGCTGGCGCGCGAGCGGGTGACGGTGGCGCTTTCGGGCGACGGGGCGGACGAGGCCTTCGCCGGTTACCGCCGGCAGGTGTTCCACCACCACGAGGAACGCGCCCGCTCCGTCCTCCCTGCCGGTTTGCGCGCGCCGCTGTTCGGCACGCTGGGCCACGCATGGCCCAAGGCCGACTGGGCCCCGCGTCCCTTGCGCGCCAAGGCGACCCTGCTGGCGCTGGCGGAGAGCGGGGAGGAGGGCTATGCCCGCGGCCTCTCGGTGACCCTGCCGGACGCGCGCCGCGCGCTCTATTCCGACAGCTTTGCCGCCAGCCTCGAGGGCTTTCGCGCCGAGGACGAGCTGATCGCCCTGATGCGCACCGCCCCCGGGCGCAGCGGGCTCGACCGCGCGCAATATGCCGACCTCACCTTCTGGATGCCCGGCGACATCCTCACCAAGGTCGACCGCACCAGCATGGCGGTGAGCCTCGAGGCGAGGGAGCCGCTGCTCGACCACCGCCTCGTCGAATTCGCCGCGCGCCTGCCCGAGGGGATGCGGGTGCGCGGATCGGTGGGCAAGCACCTGCTGAAGAAGACCCTCGAACGCTACCTTCCGCACGACATCCTCTACCGCCCCAAGCAGGGCTTCGTCACGCCCATCGCCGAATGGCTGAGGGGGCCGCTCGCCGGGGCTTCGCGGGGGATCGCGACCGGGAGCCTCGCCCAGACGGGGTTCTTCGACGCGAAGTCGATGGCCGCGCTCGCCGAAGCGCATATCGCGGGCCGTGCCGACCATTCGCGCACCTTGTGGCAGCTGCTGATGCTGGAGAAGTCGCTTGGCCAGCTCGGGGTCAGCGGCTGA
- the xrtA gene encoding exosortase A, with the protein MPPEAASLAPAPAAAGLPAAWRAPLAALALAALALVAVTAGAWGAMVHQWWNIDTYNHLLLVPFIVAWLVALKERELASLAPQPFAPALLAVAAALGLWVWGARLGIDLVAQAGAVLALQAAVVTVLGLRVSLVLAVPLAFASFLVPFGDEIIAPLQYLTADIAIALTRWSGVAARIEGIHIHTPAGLFIVAEACSGVKFLIAMVQLGVLVCAVRFSRWRVRIAFMAACIIVPILANGVRAFATIWVAQVIGADRATGFDHIVYGWIFFAIIVALLLGAAWRFATREPDTHGWSLAAIAGWRWVARAEAFRIAPIGAVLAIIALAAIAALGLLL; encoded by the coding sequence ATGCCGCCTGAAGCCGCCTCCCTCGCGCCCGCTCCTGCCGCCGCCGGCCTTCCCGCCGCGTGGCGCGCGCCGCTTGCCGCCCTCGCCCTGGCGGCGCTCGCGCTGGTCGCGGTGACCGCCGGTGCCTGGGGCGCGATGGTCCACCAGTGGTGGAACATCGACACCTACAACCACCTGCTGCTCGTCCCCTTCATCGTGGCCTGGCTGGTGGCCCTGAAGGAGCGCGAGCTTGCCTCCCTCGCCCCGCAGCCCTTCGCGCCCGCCCTCCTCGCGGTGGCAGCTGCGCTCGGCCTGTGGGTTTGGGGCGCGAGGCTGGGCATCGATCTCGTCGCGCAAGCGGGGGCGGTGCTGGCCTTGCAGGCGGCGGTGGTGACGGTGCTGGGGCTGCGCGTCAGCCTCGTCCTGGCCGTGCCGCTCGCCTTCGCCTCCTTCCTCGTGCCCTTCGGCGACGAGATCATCGCGCCGCTGCAATACCTCACCGCCGACATTGCCATCGCGCTGACCCGCTGGAGCGGGGTCGCGGCGCGGATCGAGGGGATCCATATCCACACGCCCGCCGGCCTGTTCATCGTCGCCGAGGCCTGTTCGGGGGTGAAGTTCCTGATCGCGATGGTCCAGCTGGGCGTGCTGGTCTGCGCCGTCCGCTTCTCGCGCTGGCGGGTCCGGATCGCCTTCATGGCCGCCTGCATCATCGTCCCGATCCTCGCCAACGGGGTGCGCGCCTTCGCGACGATCTGGGTCGCGCAGGTCATCGGCGCCGATCGGGCGACCGGGTTCGACCACATCGTCTATGGCTGGATCTTCTTCGCGATCATCGTCGCGCTGCTGCTCGGGGCGGCATGGCGCTTCGCCACGCGCGAGCCCGATACGCATGGCTGGTCGCTCGCCGCCATCGCGGGCTGGCGCTGGGTCGCGCGCGCCGAGGCCTTCCGGATTGCGCCCATCGGCGCGGTGCTTGCGATCATCGCCCTTGCCGCGATTGCCGCGCTCGGCCTGCTGCTTTAG
- a CDS encoding TIGR03087 family PEP-CTERM/XrtA system glycosyltransferase — protein sequence MGGILFLAHRVPFPPDRGDRIRSHHLLKALARLGPVHVGCFANEDGGGEDALAALAASACVVARTMPLPLAGVQAVLSCKPVSLTAFHSRRLAEWVRATIAREAIEAIVVFSGQMGQYVPDDFAGRVIVDLCDVDSAKFESYAAAGERVWLNAREARLLAAEEVRLGRRADATILISGAEAALYRRRLADPGRVDVQVIGNGIDAAFFDPAAAAPHPAIVGQPGPHFVFTGQMDYRPNEQAALWVIDALLPRLRAAHPQAVFHVVGRNPTAALMARRGAPGVHVWGAVADVRPFIAAADAVLAPLLIARGVQNKVLEAMAMARPVILTPEAATGIAAEDGAQWLVVPPDPEVMAARIDALLAEPGAGPRIGAAARRFVLAHHGWDAVMTAPVAALLGGERDRAGQRDAA from the coding sequence ATGGGGGGCATCCTTTTCCTCGCTCACCGCGTGCCCTTTCCGCCCGATCGCGGCGACCGCATCCGCTCGCACCACCTGCTGAAGGCGCTGGCGCGGCTCGGGCCGGTCCATGTCGGCTGCTTCGCGAACGAGGACGGCGGGGGCGAGGATGCGCTCGCCGCTTTGGCGGCCTCGGCTTGCGTCGTGGCGCGCACCATGCCGCTGCCGCTTGCCGGGGTGCAGGCGGTGCTTTCGTGCAAGCCGGTCAGCCTCACCGCCTTCCACAGCCGCAGACTGGCCGAATGGGTGCGCGCGACCATCGCCCGCGAGGCGATCGAGGCGATCGTCGTCTTCTCCGGGCAGATGGGGCAATATGTGCCCGATGACTTTGCGGGGCGCGTCATCGTCGACCTGTGCGATGTCGACAGCGCCAAGTTCGAATCCTACGCCGCCGCGGGCGAGCGCGTATGGCTCAACGCGCGGGAGGCGCGGCTGCTTGCCGCCGAGGAGGTGCGTCTGGGACGCCGCGCCGACGCGACGATCCTGATCTCCGGGGCAGAGGCGGCGCTCTATCGCAGGCGGCTCGCCGATCCGGGGCGGGTCGATGTGCAGGTGATCGGCAACGGCATCGACGCCGCCTTCTTCGATCCCGCCGCCGCCGCCCCGCACCCGGCGATCGTGGGCCAGCCGGGTCCGCACTTCGTCTTCACCGGACAGATGGATTACCGCCCCAACGAACAGGCCGCGCTGTGGGTGATCGACGCCCTCCTGCCGCGCCTGCGCGCCGCGCATCCGCAGGCGGTGTTCCACGTCGTCGGCCGCAATCCGACCGCGGCGCTGATGGCCCGCCGCGGCGCGCCCGGCGTGCATGTGTGGGGCGCGGTGGCGGACGTGCGCCCCTTCATTGCTGCCGCCGATGCGGTGCTCGCTCCGCTGCTGATCGCGCGCGGGGTGCAGAACAAGGTGCTCGAGGCGATGGCGATGGCGCGGCCCGTCATCCTCACCCCAGAGGCCGCGACCGGCATCGCCGCCGAGGACGGCGCGCAATGGCTCGTCGTCCCGCCCGACCCGGAGGTCATGGCCGCGCGGATCGACGCGCTGCTCGCCGAGCCCGGGGCGGGGCCGCGCATCGGCGCCGCGGCCCGCCGCTTCGTGCTCGCGCATCACGGTTGGGATGCGGTGATGACGGCGCCCGTTGCCGCGCTTCTCGGCGGGGAGCGGGACAGGGCGGGGCAGCGCGATGCCGCCTGA